The Sphingobium sp. JS3065 genome includes a region encoding these proteins:
- a CDS encoding DUF805 domain-containing protein, translating to MEWMLLPLRRYAKFSGRARPREYWMFVLFLLLCYIGVAIVEGLLGLSTSDRWFQRGPWWASAGYSTRGGPLTGLFTLAMLIPNIAVSVRRLHDTDRSGWWLLIVFFPIIGSIVLLIFFIMSGTRGANRFGPDPVEVGEPELR from the coding sequence ATGGAATGGATGCTGTTGCCGTTGCGCCGCTACGCCAAATTTTCCGGCCGGGCGCGGCCCAGGGAATATTGGATGTTCGTCCTGTTCCTGCTGCTCTGCTATATCGGGGTCGCGATCGTAGAGGGGCTGCTTGGCCTGAGCACGAGCGATCGCTGGTTTCAGCGTGGTCCCTGGTGGGCCAGTGCGGGCTACAGCACGCGCGGCGGGCCGCTCACCGGCCTGTTCACGCTGGCGATGCTGATTCCCAATATCGCCGTGTCCGTCCGCCGGCTGCACGATACGGATCGCAGCGGCTGGTGGTTGCTGATCGTCTTCTTCCCGATCATCGGCAGCATCGTCCTGCTGATCTTCTTCATCATGAGCGGCACGCGGGGGGCCAATCGCTTCGGCCCCGATCCGGTCGAGGTGGGGGAGCCGGAGTTGCGTTGA
- a CDS encoding polyprenyl synthetase family protein — protein sequence MSGAASASTLVASRAAALAVDIDHLFDLLLAVPDDPRKRLYEAMRHAAMGGGKRLRPLLVQAASDLFNISRDSALRVGVAVECIHVYSLVHDDLPAMDDDDMRRGKPTVHKAFDEATAILAGDCLHDLAFELLADEETHPDPFVRIELVKALALASGTSGMAGGQMMDLEAERASFDLSTVTRLQQLKTGALIAFCVDAAAIMARIPPDARTRLHGYARDIGLAFQIADDLLDVEGDADLAGKALGKDAAAGKETFVSLLGADRAREQARLLVEQAKAHLHGHGPEADLLRAIADYIVERDR from the coding sequence ATGAGCGGAGCCGCCTCCGCCTCCACCCTGGTCGCCAGCCGCGCCGCCGCCCTCGCGGTGGATATCGACCATTTGTTCGACCTGCTGCTGGCGGTCCCCGACGATCCGCGCAAACGCCTTTACGAAGCGATGCGCCATGCCGCGATGGGCGGCGGCAAGCGGCTGCGTCCGCTGCTGGTGCAGGCGGCCAGCGACCTGTTCAACATCTCACGCGATTCGGCGCTGCGGGTCGGCGTCGCGGTCGAATGCATCCATGTCTATTCGCTGGTGCATGACGACCTGCCGGCTATGGACGACGACGACATGCGCCGGGGCAAGCCGACCGTGCACAAGGCGTTCGACGAGGCGACGGCGATCCTGGCGGGCGATTGCCTGCACGATCTGGCCTTCGAATTGCTGGCGGATGAGGAAACCCATCCCGACCCCTTCGTCCGCATCGAACTGGTGAAGGCGCTGGCGCTCGCCAGCGGCACCAGCGGCATGGCGGGCGGCCAGATGATGGATCTGGAGGCGGAAAGGGCGAGCTTCGACCTGTCCACCGTCACCCGGCTCCAGCAATTGAAGACCGGCGCGCTGATCGCCTTCTGCGTCGATGCCGCCGCGATCATGGCGCGCATCCCGCCGGACGCCCGCACCCGCCTGCACGGCTATGCGCGCGACATCGGCCTGGCCTTCCAGATCGCCGACGACCTGCTCGACGTGGAGGGGGACGCCGATCTTGCCGGCAAGGCGCTGGGCAAGGATGCGGCGGCGGGCAAGGAAACCTTCGTCTCGCTGCTGGGCGCGGATCGGGCGCGGGAGCAGGCCCGCCTGCTGGTGGAACAGGCCAAGGCGCATCTGCATGGGCACGGTCCGGAGGCTGACCTGCTGCGCGCCATCGCGGACTATATCGTGGAAAGGGATCGCTAG
- a CDS encoding Flp family type IVb pilin, with translation MRALFRNFSFWKLIYCQRGATAVEYGLILALICLAIIGAMSNVANKTIGMWNNVTTEVLAH, from the coding sequence ATGCGGGCGTTGTTTAGAAACTTCAGCTTTTGGAAGCTGATCTATTGTCAACGCGGCGCGACGGCGGTGGAGTATGGATTGATCCTCGCCCTCATCTGCCTTGCCATAATCGGCGCCATGTCGAACGTCGCCAATAAGACCATCGGCATGTGGAACAATGTCACCACAGAAGTTCTGGCGCATTAA
- a CDS encoding DUF418 domain-containing protein, whose product MTAPSSRIPAMDVLRGCAVMGILWMNIAAFALPEQAYFSPAAAGPLSMGDIAFWTVSFMAVDGKMRALFSMLFGASMLLLIDREEMAGRDGRRAQVIRAAWLFVFGLAHYLLLWWGDILMIYALVGLNALLFVRMEPLALVKWAFLFFLAHFLVCAGFIGTLYAWGHAATAPGAAADISAGFADFIASLSDPAHPAIRSEYMIYGGGYAGIFLHHVALFGRQWLTTLPFIAFDTLGFMLLGMAMLKSGFLTGRWQAEQYWRTARHCFLIGLIPMAALAAWIISSRFSPLTTLGSVLAWSFPFRIPLAVGWAALILWLFTRHRNRAVMARIAAVGRLALSNYLGSSLFMCAIFYGWGLGLFGHVPHRSMPLFVVAAWAVMLVWSPLWQRRFALGPAEWLWRSLARRQTQKIRNSG is encoded by the coding sequence ATGACCGCCCCCTCTTCCCGGATTCCCGCCATGGACGTGCTGCGCGGCTGCGCGGTCATGGGAATCCTCTGGATGAACATCGCGGCCTTCGCCCTGCCGGAACAGGCCTATTTCAGCCCGGCGGCGGCTGGGCCGCTTTCCATGGGCGACATCGCCTTCTGGACGGTCAGTTTCATGGCTGTCGACGGCAAGATGCGGGCGCTGTTCTCCATGCTGTTCGGCGCGTCGATGCTGCTGCTGATCGACCGGGAGGAAATGGCCGGGCGTGACGGGCGGCGGGCGCAGGTGATCCGAGCCGCCTGGCTGTTCGTCTTCGGCCTGGCCCATTATCTGCTGCTGTGGTGGGGCGACATATTGATGATCTATGCGCTGGTCGGCCTGAACGCGCTGCTGTTCGTGCGGATGGAGCCGCTGGCGCTCGTCAAATGGGCCTTTCTCTTCTTCCTGGCGCATTTCCTGGTGTGCGCGGGGTTCATCGGCACGCTCTACGCCTGGGGCCATGCCGCCACCGCGCCTGGCGCGGCAGCAGACATCAGCGCGGGTTTCGCCGATTTCATCGCTTCGCTTTCCGATCCGGCGCATCCAGCGATCCGAAGCGAATATATGATCTATGGCGGCGGCTATGCCGGGATTTTCCTGCATCATGTCGCCCTGTTCGGCCGCCAATGGCTGACGACTTTGCCGTTCATCGCCTTCGACACGCTGGGCTTCATGCTGTTGGGCATGGCGATGTTGAAGAGCGGCTTCCTGACCGGACGCTGGCAGGCGGAGCAATATTGGCGGACCGCGCGGCATTGTTTCCTGATCGGGCTGATCCCGATGGCGGCGCTTGCGGCCTGGATCATTTCCAGCCGATTCTCTCCGCTCACGACGCTGGGGTCGGTGCTGGCCTGGTCCTTCCCCTTCCGCATCCCGCTGGCCGTGGGTTGGGCGGCCCTGATCCTGTGGCTGTTCACGCGCCATCGCAACCGGGCCGTCATGGCGCGAATCGCCGCGGTCGGGCGGCTGGCGCTCAGCAACTATCTGGGCAGCAGCCTTTTCATGTGCGCGATCTTCTACGGCTGGGGGCTTGGGCTGTTCGGCCATGTTCCGCATCGTTCCATGCCGTTGTTCGTCGTGGCGGCATGGGCGGTCATGCTGGTCTGGTCGCCGCTATGGCAGAGGCGATTCGCGTTGGGGCCGGCGGAATGGCTGTGGCGCAGCCTGGCTCGCCGCCAAACGCAAAAGATTCGCAACAGCGGCTGA
- a CDS encoding (2Fe-2S)-binding protein, which translates to MVVCVCNAIREKDLKEVAREGCATPCSAYARLGRRPKCGQCVPFARTIIAAERASI; encoded by the coding sequence ATGGTTGTCTGTGTCTGCAATGCCATTCGTGAAAAGGATCTGAAAGAGGTCGCCCGCGAAGGTTGCGCCACTCCGTGCAGCGCTTATGCGCGCCTGGGACGTCGGCCCAAATGCGGCCAGTGCGTGCCCTTCGCCCGCACGATCATCGCGGCGGAGCGCGCTTCCATTTAA
- the coaD gene encoding pantetheine-phosphate adenylyltransferase — translation MSKQRVGVYPGTFDPITLGHMDIIRRGAKLVDKLVIGVTTNISKSPMFSDEERLDMVRRECAGIDTEIVVTGFNSLLMDFAESQGASVIIRGLRAVADFEYEYQMAGMNQQINGRVETVFLMADVSLQPIASRLVKEIALYGGPIHKFVSPTICDEVEARVAQLGLKGQ, via the coding sequence ATGAGCAAGCAGAGGGTGGGGGTTTATCCCGGCACGTTCGATCCGATCACTCTGGGTCATATGGACATCATCCGGCGCGGCGCGAAGCTGGTCGACAAGCTGGTGATCGGCGTCACGACCAACATCTCCAAATCGCCCATGTTTTCCGATGAGGAGCGGCTGGACATGGTCCGCCGCGAATGTGCGGGGATCGACACGGAAATCGTCGTCACCGGCTTCAACTCGCTGCTGATGGACTTCGCCGAATCGCAGGGGGCCAGCGTCATCATCCGGGGCCTGCGCGCCGTCGCGGACTTCGAATATGAATATCAGATGGCGGGCATGAACCAGCAGATCAACGGCCGGGTCGAAACGGTCTTCCTGATGGCGGACGTGTCGCTGCAACCCATCGCCTCCCGCCTGGTCAAGGAAATCGCGCTTTACGGCGGGCCGATCCACAAGTTCGTCAGCCCCACGATATGCGACGAAGTGGAGGCGCGGGTGGCGCAACTCGGCCTCAAGGGCCAGTAA
- a CDS encoding methyltransferase domain-containing protein, with amino-acid sequence MNGRRKQRISDAFGAAAGRYDDHAGPQRLAAALVADLAQRQRPDGVGRILEIGCGTGFLTRDIQARWPGAELVVTDLSPDMLARAAKGGLVAGTFLTMDGEAPIFEGEWFDLILSSLAFQWFDDLEGAIVRLAGLLRPGGSLIFSTMGQGSFARWRGAHDAGGVRAGIPDYPSLETLREMLARFGDAFAFDEDYVLPCGGAKGLIAHLKGIGAVVPGEGRRPLPPRDLRRVMAAFEASGGDDVYQVLFGRVTRAG; translated from the coding sequence ATGAATGGTCGGCGCAAGCAACGAATAAGCGACGCTTTCGGCGCGGCGGCGGGGCGTTATGACGATCATGCCGGGCCGCAGCGGCTGGCCGCCGCGCTGGTGGCCGATCTCGCGCAGAGGCAAAGGCCCGACGGCGTCGGCCGCATATTGGAGATCGGCTGTGGCACCGGTTTCCTGACGCGGGACATCCAGGCGCGTTGGCCGGGCGCGGAACTGGTGGTGACGGACCTGTCGCCGGACATGCTGGCGCGGGCGGCGAAGGGCGGACTGGTCGCTGGCACATTCCTGACGATGGACGGCGAAGCGCCGATTTTCGAGGGGGAGTGGTTCGACCTCATCCTCTCCAGCCTGGCCTTCCAGTGGTTCGACGATCTGGAGGGCGCCATTGTCCGGCTGGCGGGATTGCTGCGGCCGGGGGGAAGCCTGATCTTCTCCACTATGGGGCAGGGCAGTTTCGCCCGCTGGCGCGGGGCGCATGACGCTGGCGGGGTGCGGGCCGGCATTCCGGACTATCCCTCACTGGAAACGCTGCGCGAGATGCTGGCGCGCTTCGGGGATGCCTTTGCCTTTGACGAGGATTATGTCCTGCCCTGCGGTGGAGCGAAGGGCCTGATCGCGCATCTGAAGGGCATCGGTGCGGTGGTGCCAGGTGAAGGGCGCAGGCCGCTTCCGCCCAGGGATTTGCGCCGGGTCATGGCTGCCTTCGAGGCGAGCGGCGGCGATGATGTCTATCAGGTGCTGTTCGGCCGCGTGACGCGGGCGGGTTAG
- the bfr gene encoding bacterioferritin codes for MKGDAKVIEYLNEVLKNELTAINQYFLHYRMLNHWGIEKLAKFEYEESIDEMKHADKLAERILFLDGLPNFQLLGRLKIGETVEEILKADLELEYEALPVLKDAIAYCESIRDYVSRDLFQHILESEEEHVDTLETQFEMIDRMGIQNYIQLQSKAAEE; via the coding sequence ATGAAGGGCGACGCCAAGGTCATCGAATATCTGAACGAGGTTCTCAAGAACGAGCTGACCGCGATCAACCAATATTTCCTCCACTATCGCATGCTGAACCATTGGGGCATCGAGAAGCTGGCCAAGTTCGAATATGAGGAATCGATCGACGAGATGAAGCACGCCGACAAGCTGGCGGAGCGCATCCTGTTCCTGGACGGACTGCCCAATTTCCAGTTGCTCGGCCGCCTGAAGATCGGGGAGACGGTGGAGGAAATATTGAAGGCCGACCTCGAACTGGAATATGAAGCCCTGCCGGTGCTGAAGGACGCCATCGCCTATTGCGAATCGATCCGCGACTATGTGAGCCGCGATCTGTTCCAGCACATCCTCGAAAGCGAGGAAGAGCATGTCGACACGCTGGAAACCCAGTTCGAGATGATCGACCGCATGGGCATCCAGAATTATATCCAGCTACAGAGCAAGGCGGCCGAGGAATAA
- a CDS encoding exodeoxyribonuclease VII small subunit — protein sequence MAQDSMTEQGDPSQLSFEDALRALESIVRRLESGDVPLDESISLYSQGEELRKRCMERLQAAEARIAKLTVDASGAVTGAQPFGTD from the coding sequence ATGGCGCAAGACAGCATGACAGAGCAGGGCGATCCATCGCAATTGTCGTTCGAGGATGCGCTGCGCGCGCTCGAATCGATCGTCCGGCGGCTGGAGAGCGGCGACGTGCCGCTCGACGAATCCATTTCGCTTTATTCGCAGGGCGAGGAATTGCGGAAACGCTGCATGGAACGGCTCCAGGCGGCGGAGGCCCGCATCGCCAAGCTGACCGTCGACGCCAGCGGCGCCGTCACGGGCGCGCAGCCCTTCGGTACGGACTGA
- a CDS encoding (deoxy)nucleoside triphosphate pyrophosphohydrolase: MTIISPLLVVAAALVDADGRVLLQQRPPGKPMAHLWEFPGGKVEPGEAPEIALIRELEEELGIRTHASCLAPATFASEPLGDRHLLLLLYVCRKWQGIPEARHATALQWVRPAQMYALDMPPADLPLIGLLDSLI; encoded by the coding sequence ATGACGATAATTTCTCCCCTGCTGGTGGTTGCAGCCGCCCTGGTCGACGCGGATGGCCGTGTTCTTTTGCAGCAGCGCCCGCCGGGAAAGCCGATGGCGCACCTATGGGAATTCCCCGGCGGCAAGGTGGAGCCGGGAGAAGCGCCTGAAATCGCATTGATCCGCGAGTTGGAGGAGGAACTGGGCATCCGCACCCATGCAAGCTGCCTCGCGCCCGCGACCTTCGCGAGCGAGCCGCTGGGCGACCGCCATCTGCTGCTGTTGCTTTATGTCTGCCGCAAATGGCAGGGCATCCCCGAAGCGCGGCACGCGACCGCGCTCCAATGGGTTAGGCCCGCGCAAATGTACGCGCTGGACATGCCGCCAGCGGACTTGCCGCTGATTGGCTTGCTGGATTCGCTGATCTGA
- a CDS encoding Flp family type IVb pilin — protein MQFIRKMMKNEKGATAIEYGLIAALIAVAAIGAMSSLGDKLGNTFNNVSGNLK, from the coding sequence ATGCAGTTCATCCGCAAGATGATGAAGAACGAAAAGGGTGCGACCGCTATTGAATATGGCCTGATCGCCGCGCTCATCGCTGTCGCCGCCATCGGCGCCATGTCCAGCCTGGGCGACAAGCTCGGCAACACCTTCAACAATGTCTCGGGCAACCTGAAGTAA
- a CDS encoding peptidylprolyl isomerase — MRFTSALKTVAIGFALYASSGAALAQGGGRSAEETKKEEAAVRAEQAAKQLGLDPASRLPSATVPVDPQNVWDLDLSSGGRVRIQLRPDIAPTHVERIKELTRQGFYNGLKFHRVIPGFMAQGGDPKGDGTGGSTLPDLKAEFNPMPHLRGTVSMARAQSDDSANSQFFIVFLPRMQLDKKYTVFGRVIDGMQYVDAIHQGEPPADPTLILQASIESDGKPPVTALPTPPAPPAPSIIAPPVKKPAPAKKPAAPKKK, encoded by the coding sequence ATGCGGTTCACGTCGGCGCTCAAGACCGTGGCGATCGGTTTCGCTCTCTATGCATCGAGCGGCGCCGCCCTGGCCCAGGGCGGCGGGCGCAGTGCCGAGGAAACGAAAAAGGAAGAGGCCGCCGTCCGCGCGGAGCAGGCCGCCAAGCAGCTCGGCCTCGATCCTGCTTCCAGGCTGCCGTCCGCGACGGTGCCGGTCGACCCGCAGAATGTCTGGGATCTCGACCTGTCGAGCGGCGGGCGCGTGCGCATCCAGCTTCGCCCCGACATCGCGCCCACCCATGTCGAGCGGATCAAGGAACTGACGCGCCAGGGCTTCTACAACGGCCTTAAATTCCATCGCGTCATTCCCGGCTTCATGGCGCAGGGCGGCGATCCCAAGGGGGACGGCACCGGCGGCTCGACGCTTCCCGACCTGAAGGCGGAATTCAACCCGATGCCGCATCTGCGCGGCACCGTCTCCATGGCCCGCGCCCAGAGCGATGACAGCGCGAACAGCCAGTTCTTCATCGTCTTCCTGCCGCGCATGCAGCTCGACAAGAAATATACCGTCTTCGGCCGGGTGATCGACGGCATGCAATATGTCGACGCCATCCATCAGGGCGAGCCGCCCGCCGATCCGACCCTCATCCTCCAGGCGTCGATCGAAAGCGACGGCAAGCCGCCCGTGACCGCGCTTCCCACCCCGCCCGCGCCGCCCGCACCCTCGATCATCGCGCCGCCGGTGAAGAAGCCAGCCCCCGCGAAGAAGCCCGCCGCGCCGAAGAAGAAGTAA
- the purL gene encoding phosphoribosylformylglycinamidine synthase subunit PurL: MSSTASQITPQVVAEHGLSPEEYDRVLHALGREPNLTELGIFSVMWSEHCSYKSSRIHLKKLPTEGPQVICGPGENAGVVDIGDGQAAIFKMESHNHPSYIEPYQGAATGVGGILRDVFTMGARPVANMNALRFGRPDHPKMKHLISGVVHGIGGYGNCVGVPTVGGEVNFHPAYDGNILVNAMTVGVADTDKIFYSAASGVGNPIVYVGSKTGRDGIHGATMASADFGEDSEEKRPTVQVGDPFTEKLLIEACLELMASDAIVAIQDMGAAGLTSSSVEMASKGGVGIELNMDKVPQRETGMTAYEMMLSESQERMLMVLQPGKEAFAEAIFRKWELDFAVIGHVTDTGRMVLVHKGETVCDIPLAPLADDAPLYDRPAMPKDEYRIWSGVQPLGEIAESADIGADLVKLMGSPDIASRRWIWEQYDHMVGADTVQRPGGDAAVVRVHGSQKGIAISTDCTPRYCYADPYEGGKQAIAECYRNISAVGATPLAVTNCLNFANPQRPEIMAQFTGCLEGMGDACRALDFPIVSGNVSLYNESKATGGGSAILPTPAIGGIGLLKDVDVMATVAFKNEGDAIWVIGGEGTHLGQSIWLREIAGREAGDAPRVDLAAERANAETVRALIAEGKVNAVHDISDGGLAVAVTEMALAGGIGAELSVTLTTASAFGEDQGRYIVAAAQGVDIPGAVKIGATGGDKVVGMTLADLRDAHEGFFPALMDSEL, encoded by the coding sequence ATGTCCAGCACCGCATCCCAGATCACGCCCCAGGTCGTCGCCGAACATGGGCTTTCTCCCGAAGAATATGATCGCGTCCTGCACGCGCTCGGCCGGGAGCCGAATCTCACCGAACTCGGCATATTCTCGGTCATGTGGTCGGAGCATTGCTCATACAAAAGCTCGCGCATCCATTTGAAGAAGTTGCCGACCGAAGGGCCGCAGGTCATTTGCGGCCCCGGCGAGAATGCGGGCGTTGTCGACATTGGCGACGGCCAGGCCGCGATCTTCAAGATGGAAAGCCACAACCACCCGTCCTACATCGAACCCTATCAGGGCGCGGCGACGGGCGTGGGCGGCATATTGCGCGACGTGTTCACCATGGGCGCGCGCCCGGTGGCGAACATGAACGCGCTGCGTTTCGGGCGGCCCGATCACCCCAAGATGAAGCATCTCATCAGCGGCGTGGTGCATGGCATCGGCGGCTACGGCAATTGCGTGGGCGTGCCGACCGTAGGCGGCGAGGTGAATTTCCACCCCGCCTATGATGGCAATATCCTGGTCAACGCGATGACCGTGGGCGTCGCGGATACGGACAAGATTTTCTACAGCGCCGCGTCGGGCGTCGGCAATCCCATCGTCTATGTCGGGTCGAAGACCGGCCGCGACGGCATTCATGGCGCGACCATGGCCTCCGCCGACTTCGGCGAGGATTCGGAAGAAAAGCGCCCCACCGTGCAGGTGGGCGACCCCTTCACCGAGAAGCTGCTGATCGAAGCCTGCCTGGAACTGATGGCGTCCGACGCCATCGTCGCGATCCAGGACATGGGCGCGGCGGGCCTCACCTCTTCCTCCGTGGAGATGGCGTCCAAGGGCGGCGTCGGCATCGAGCTGAACATGGACAAGGTGCCGCAGCGCGAAACCGGCATGACCGCCTATGAAATGATGCTGTCCGAATCGCAGGAACGCATGCTGATGGTGCTGCAACCGGGCAAGGAAGCCTTTGCCGAAGCCATTTTCCGGAAGTGGGAACTGGATTTCGCGGTGATCGGCCATGTAACCGACACCGGCCGCATGGTGCTGGTCCACAAGGGCGAGACGGTGTGCGACATTCCGCTCGCCCCGCTGGCCGACGATGCGCCGCTTTACGACCGTCCGGCGATGCCGAAGGACGAATATAGGATCTGGTCGGGCGTTCAGCCGCTGGGCGAAATCGCGGAAAGCGCCGACATCGGCGCGGATCTCGTCAAGCTGATGGGCTCGCCCGACATCGCCAGCCGCCGCTGGATCTGGGAACAATATGACCATATGGTCGGCGCCGACACGGTGCAGCGGCCCGGCGGCGATGCGGCGGTGGTCCGCGTCCATGGCTCGCAAAAGGGCATTGCGATCAGCACCGACTGCACGCCGCGCTATTGCTATGCCGATCCCTATGAGGGCGGCAAGCAGGCGATCGCGGAATGCTATCGCAACATTTCAGCGGTCGGCGCGACCCCGCTGGCCGTCACCAACTGCCTCAACTTCGCCAATCCGCAGCGGCCGGAGATCATGGCCCAGTTCACCGGCTGCCTTGAGGGCATGGGTGACGCCTGCCGGGCGCTGGATTTCCCGATCGTGTCAGGCAATGTGTCGCTTTACAATGAGTCCAAGGCGACCGGCGGCGGTTCCGCGATCCTGCCCACCCCGGCAATCGGCGGGATCGGCCTGCTCAAGGACGTCGACGTGATGGCGACCGTCGCTTTCAAGAATGAGGGCGATGCGATCTGGGTCATCGGCGGCGAAGGGACGCATCTCGGCCAATCGATCTGGCTGCGGGAAATCGCCGGGCGGGAAGCGGGCGATGCGCCCAGGGTCGACCTGGCCGCAGAACGCGCCAACGCCGAAACCGTCCGCGCCCTGATCGCGGAAGGCAAGGTCAATGCGGTGCATGACATTTCCGACGGCGGCCTGGCTGTAGCCGTGACCGAAATGGCGTTGGCGGGCGGCATCGGCGCGGAATTGAGCGTCACGCTGACGACGGCAAGCGCCTTTGGCGAGGATCAGGGCCGCTACATCGTCGCCGCTGCCCAGGGCGTCGACATTCCGGGCGCCGTGAAGATCGGCGCCACCGGCGGCGACAAGGTCGTGGGCATGACGCTGGCCGACCTGCGCGACGCGCATGAGGGCTTCTTCCCGGCGCTGATGGATAGCGAACTGTAA